In Salvelinus namaycush isolate Seneca unplaced genomic scaffold, SaNama_1.0 Scaffold2067, whole genome shotgun sequence, the following proteins share a genomic window:
- the LOC120038055 gene encoding glutathione S-transferase Mu 3-like: MAMKLAYWDIRGLAQPIRLLLEYTDTKYEDKFYTCGEAPNYDKSCWFDEKHKLGMDFPNLPYLEDGDRKIVQSNAIMRYIARKHNLCGESEDEKVRVDTLENQAMDFRNGFVIMCYTDFDKMKPGYTERLPGTLKQFSEFLGTRKWFAGDKITFVDFIMYELLDQHIMFDAKCLDDFKNLQELVDRFEALEKIAAYMKSNRFIKTPVNNKMAKWGNNKE, encoded by the exons ATGGCAATGAAATTGGCTTACTGGGATATTCGCGGG CTTGCTCAGCCCATTCGTCTGCTCCTGGAGTACACTGACACTAAATATGAGGACAAGTTCTACACCTGCGGAGAAG CCCCAAACTATGACAAAAGTTGCTGGTTTGATGAGAAGCACAAACTGGGCATGGACTTCCCCAAC CTGCCGTATCTGGAGGACGGAGACAGGAAGATTGTCCAGAGCAATGCCATCATGAGATACATCGCACGCAAGCACAACCTCT GTGGGGAGAGCGAAGACGAGAAGGTTCGTGTGGACACTCTGGAGAATCAGGCGATGGACTTCCGGAACGGATTTGTGATTATGTGCTACACAGACTTT GACAAGATGAAGCCAGGCTACACAGAGAGACTGCCCGGAACACTGAAGCAGTTCTCAGAGTTCCTAGGAACCAGGAAGTGGTTTGCTGGTGACAAG ATCACCTTTGTGGACTTCATCATGTATGAGCTTTTGGATCAACATATAATGTTTGACGCCAAGTGCCTGGACGACTTCAAGAACCTACAGGAACTTGTAGACCGCTTTGAG GCTCTGGAGAAGATTGCAGCCTACATGAAGTCAAACCGCTTCATAAAGACTCCTGTCAATAACAAGATGGCCAAGTGGGGCAACAACAAAGAGTAA